A window of the Pirellulales bacterium genome harbors these coding sequences:
- a CDS encoding DUF1501 domain-containing protein — protein MQRPVICTSPTTTPLAGQCRPDETCLHLRVTADGCVSRRSFFRLGTAALAGSGLLGQIRLHADELKKQGRSCILVWLAGGPSQMETWDPKPGTPNGGQTKAISTKVSGVQIAEYWPKLAGSLDRWGLIRSMTNKEGAHERATYQLHTGRRPTGSLKFPNIGSVVAEQLGRRDAELPNFVSIGNTIGSGFLGVHSQPFIVHKAGALPDNVAQSVPKDHLERRLAMLHEQNAQFALAGAKNLAEEQQGLYAQATRMVLSPKLKAFQLEGESEKTREAYGHSAFGQGLLVARRLVESGVPFVEVQRGGWDNHQEIFKAMPKMAGEVDQGIWALAADLHQRGLLERNLVLCMGEFGRTPKVNARAGRDHWPKTFSVLLSGAGIRGGRVIGKTTPDGSDVAEQPVSVEDLFQTICAAIGLDAGTTLEAPNGRPIKIVDGGRLITGLFS, from the coding sequence ATGCAACGACCAGTAATATGCACGTCGCCAACCACGACACCATTGGCCGGGCAATGCCGACCAGACGAAACGTGCCTGCACCTCCGCGTCACCGCCGATGGCTGCGTGTCGCGGCGAAGCTTCTTCCGGCTCGGCACGGCCGCGCTGGCCGGCTCGGGCCTGCTGGGCCAGATCCGCCTGCATGCCGACGAGCTGAAGAAGCAGGGCCGCTCGTGCATTCTCGTCTGGCTGGCCGGCGGTCCGAGTCAAATGGAAACCTGGGATCCCAAGCCCGGCACGCCCAACGGCGGCCAGACCAAGGCCATCAGCACCAAGGTCAGCGGCGTGCAGATCGCCGAGTATTGGCCGAAGCTGGCCGGCTCGCTCGACCGCTGGGGTCTCATTCGCTCGATGACCAACAAGGAAGGCGCCCACGAGCGGGCGACCTATCAATTGCACACCGGCCGCCGCCCCACCGGCTCGCTCAAGTTTCCCAATATCGGCTCGGTGGTCGCCGAGCAGTTGGGCCGCCGCGACGCGGAGCTGCCCAACTTCGTCAGCATCGGCAACACCATCGGGTCGGGCTTCTTGGGCGTCCATTCGCAGCCGTTCATCGTGCATAAGGCCGGCGCCTTGCCCGACAATGTGGCCCAGAGCGTTCCCAAAGACCACCTCGAGCGGCGGCTGGCGATGCTGCACGAGCAGAACGCGCAGTTTGCGCTGGCCGGAGCCAAGAACCTGGCCGAAGAGCAGCAAGGGCTTTATGCGCAGGCCACGCGGATGGTGCTGTCGCCCAAGCTCAAGGCGTTCCAGCTCGAAGGCGAATCGGAGAAGACGCGCGAGGCTTACGGCCACAGCGCCTTTGGCCAAGGGTTGCTGGTGGCCCGGCGGCTGGTCGAGTCGGGCGTGCCGTTCGTGGAGGTGCAACGCGGCGGCTGGGACAACCATCAAGAAATCTTCAAGGCCATGCCAAAGATGGCCGGCGAAGTCGATCAGGGCATCTGGGCGTTGGCCGCCGATCTCCACCAACGGGGCCTGTTGGAACGCAACCTGGTGTTGTGCATGGGCGAATTCGGCCGCACGCCGAAGGTGAACGCCCGCGCCGGCCGCGACCATTGGCCCAAGACGTTCAGCGTGCTGTTGAGCGGGGCGGGCATTCGCGGCGGGCGCGTGATCGGCAAGACCACGCCCGACGGCAGCGACGTGGCCGAACAGCCGGTCTCCGTGGAAGACCTGTTCCAGACGATCTGCGCCGCGATCGGCCTCGACGCCGGCACCACGCTGGAAGCGCCCAACGGCCGCCCGATCAAGATTGTCGACGGCGGGCGGTTGATTACGGGGCTGTTTAGTTAG